From Alteromonas sp. RKMC-009, one genomic window encodes:
- a CDS encoding SDR family oxidoreductase, whose product MIGITGATGQLGQLTIKHLLTKESADSLITLVRDPGKSQAMFADIASRHFDYSEPDTLTDALTGITTLFLISGSEIGQRIEQHANVIDAAKRAGVKTLVYSSLLRADTSSLMLAEEHKATEQRIQASGMDYVILRNGWYTENYTQGLQAVLDAGVLAGAAGYGRIDSATRNDYAEAAANVLTDVSAHKGNVYELAGDASFTLQGYADAVSAVTGKPVHFESMNYEGYKQFLQDVAGLPEGFAHVLADSEHHAKDGGLSGSSDELHRLLGRATPSLIEVIKQSL is encoded by the coding sequence ATGATTGGAATTACCGGTGCAACAGGTCAGTTAGGTCAACTGACAATTAAACACCTGCTAACGAAAGAATCCGCAGACTCTTTGATCACGCTGGTCAGAGACCCCGGCAAGTCGCAAGCTATGTTTGCTGATATTGCCTCACGGCACTTCGACTACAGTGAACCTGACACGCTGACGGATGCACTGACCGGTATCACGACACTGTTTCTCATTTCAGGCAGCGAAATCGGACAGCGTATTGAACAACATGCCAATGTAATCGATGCGGCTAAACGCGCCGGTGTGAAAACCCTGGTGTATTCAAGCTTGTTACGGGCAGACACTTCATCTCTGATGCTGGCAGAAGAGCACAAAGCCACAGAGCAACGTATTCAGGCGTCCGGCATGGATTACGTGATTTTACGGAACGGCTGGTACACAGAGAATTACACGCAGGGTCTTCAGGCTGTTCTTGACGCCGGCGTGCTGGCTGGCGCAGCCGGTTACGGTCGCATTGATTCAGCGACCCGCAATGATTACGCAGAGGCAGCAGCGAATGTGCTGACAGATGTATCTGCGCACAAAGGAAACGTGTATGAGCTGGCCGGTGATGCATCGTTTACTCTGCAGGGATATGCAGACGCTGTCAGCGCTGTAACCGGTAAGCCCGTTCATTTTGAATCCATGAATTATGAGGGTTACAAACAATTCTTGCAGGATGTTGCCGGTCTGCCGGAAGGTTTTGCTCATGTGCTGGCAGATTCAGAGCATCATGCAAAAGATGGCGGCCTTTCCGGCTCAAGCGATGAATTACACCGTCTGCTGGGAAGAGCGACGCCTTCTCTTATTGAAGTAATAAAGCAGTCACTATAA
- the adk gene encoding adenylate kinase, with amino-acid sequence MRIILLGAPGAGKGTQAQFLMGKYGIPQISTGDMLRSAIKAGTELGLAAKRVMDEGKLVSDDIIIGLVKERIAQDDCKQGFLLDGFPRTIPQADAMKEAGVSVDHCIEFDVPDDVIVERMGGRRVHPASGRVYHVVYNPPKVEGKDDETGEELIIRDDDKEETVRKRLGVYHEQTKPLVNYYSAEAEAGNCQYHKLDGTKPVEQVSNELAELLG; translated from the coding sequence ATGCGAATCATTCTTCTGGGCGCACCGGGCGCCGGTAAGGGAACTCAGGCACAATTTCTGATGGGGAAATACGGTATTCCTCAAATCTCTACTGGTGACATGTTGCGTTCGGCCATCAAGGCCGGCACTGAACTTGGTCTTGCGGCCAAGCGTGTAATGGACGAAGGTAAACTGGTGTCTGATGACATCATTATTGGTCTGGTTAAAGAGCGTATTGCCCAGGACGACTGCAAGCAAGGCTTCCTGCTTGACGGTTTTCCCCGTACCATTCCTCAGGCTGATGCAATGAAAGAAGCAGGCGTATCTGTAGATCATTGCATTGAGTTTGACGTACCTGATGATGTTATCGTTGAGCGTATGGGCGGCCGTCGTGTACACCCTGCCTCAGGTCGTGTTTATCACGTTGTTTACAATCCACCAAAAGTGGAAGGTAAAGATGATGAAACCGGTGAAGAACTGATCATCCGTGATGACGACAAAGAAGAGACAGTACGTAAGCGTTTAGGCGTGTACCACGAGCAAACTAAGCCTCTGGTCAACTACTACTCTGCAGAAGCTGAAGCCGGAAACTGCCAGTACCACAAGCTGGATGGTACCAAACCGGTAGAGCAGGTCAGCAATGAGCTGGCTGAGCTTCTCGGTTAA
- a CDS encoding YbaB/EbfC family nucleoid-associated protein: MFKGGMGNIMKQAQQMQERMQKAQEDLAKIEVTGEAGAGMVKVTMTCNHNVRRVDIDESLMDDDKDMIEDLVAAACNDAVRRVQETSKEKMGDVTGGMPLPPGFKMPF; the protein is encoded by the coding sequence ATGTTTAAAGGTGGAATGGGAAATATCATGAAGCAGGCGCAACAGATGCAGGAGCGCATGCAAAAAGCACAGGAAGACCTGGCGAAAATTGAAGTGACCGGTGAAGCCGGTGCCGGCATGGTGAAAGTTACCATGACGTGTAATCACAATGTGCGCCGCGTCGACATTGATGAGTCACTGATGGACGACGACAAAGACATGATAGAAGATCTGGTGGCTGCAGCCTGCAACGACGCTGTGCGTCGTGTACAGGAAACCAGTAAAGAGAAAATGGGCGACGTAACCGGTGGTATGCCATTACCTCCCGGCTTCAAAATGCCGTTTTAG
- a CDS encoding alanine racemase: MSELLSDFSALVTPVCLIDENKLRANSERMQEKCRRDGVTLRPHVKTLKSREAAEIYAPRPGPVTVSTLEEARYFAQAGYKDILYAVGITPNKFSAVNELLERGVDLIVVVDNEAAVDALVKARRTFIVPLRVMIELDVDDHRAGAGPESMQLISMAEQLHNTAHIRFSGVMAHAGASYGCKTPETQYAMAEQECNRTVLAANRLKAAGLPADIISVGSTPTALSDYKPGGVTEIRAGVYATFDLVMAGLGVCSVSDIAMSVLTTVIGHQMKKNQVLVDAGWMGLSRDKGSDSHGYGLVADAGGNILDGWYVSQTNQEHGIIEHKDGLPVPDQGFGFGRQLRILPNHACATAGQYRRYHVTRDNRTVSAIWHSADGW; encoded by the coding sequence ATGTCTGAGTTATTATCTGATTTTTCTGCTCTGGTGACCCCGGTCTGCCTCATTGACGAGAATAAGTTGCGGGCGAACAGCGAACGCATGCAGGAGAAATGTCGCCGGGACGGCGTGACACTGCGGCCTCATGTTAAAACACTGAAGAGCCGTGAAGCTGCGGAAATTTATGCACCGCGGCCCGGGCCTGTCACTGTTTCCACACTGGAAGAAGCCCGTTACTTTGCGCAGGCCGGTTACAAAGATATTCTGTATGCGGTGGGTATAACGCCGAATAAATTCTCTGCTGTTAATGAGCTTCTGGAACGTGGTGTTGATCTGATTGTTGTCGTTGATAATGAAGCGGCAGTGGATGCGCTGGTAAAAGCCCGTCGAACTTTCATTGTGCCGCTGCGGGTAATGATAGAACTGGATGTTGATGATCACCGTGCCGGTGCCGGGCCTGAGAGCATGCAATTGATCTCTATGGCTGAGCAGTTGCACAACACTGCGCATATCCGTTTTTCCGGCGTGATGGCCCATGCAGGTGCATCTTACGGGTGTAAGACGCCCGAAACGCAATATGCCATGGCAGAACAGGAATGCAATCGTACGGTACTGGCGGCGAACAGACTCAAAGCAGCGGGATTACCTGCTGATATCATTTCTGTGGGATCCACGCCAACCGCGTTATCTGATTATAAGCCCGGAGGCGTTACCGAGATCCGCGCCGGTGTGTACGCAACGTTTGATCTGGTGATGGCCGGTCTGGGGGTTTGTTCAGTATCTGACATTGCAATGAGTGTGTTGACGACAGTCATTGGTCATCAGATGAAGAAGAATCAGGTACTGGTGGACGCAGGCTGGATGGGACTGTCGAGAGATAAAGGCTCTGACTCCCACGGATATGGTCTGGTCGCTGATGCCGGGGGCAATATACTGGATGGCTGGTATGTCAGTCAGACAAACCAGGAACACGGTATCATTGAGCATAAAGATGGTTTACCGGTACCGGATCAAGGTTTCGGATTCGGCCGTCAACTCCGGATCCTGCCAAACCATGCCTGCGCGACCGCGGGTCAGTACCGGCGCTACCACGTTACCCGTGACAACCGCACCGTCAGCGCTATCTGGCATAGTGCTGACGGCTGGTGA
- a CDS encoding MAPEG family protein, producing the protein MSFPITAFYASLLALCYIYLSFAVINVRRSARIGVGDGGNDELTRAIRVHGNFSEYVPITLILLACLESLHPQHWVLHAGGCAILFGRILHAYGLRHSEGTSWQRLSGMLLTFLSMLFLACSNLFMIHYLI; encoded by the coding sequence ATGAGTTTCCCGATTACTGCGTTTTACGCAAGTCTGTTAGCCTTGTGTTATATCTACCTGTCATTCGCCGTTATTAATGTTCGCCGCAGCGCCCGGATCGGTGTGGGTGACGGAGGCAATGATGAACTTACCCGTGCCATTCGTGTACACGGCAATTTCAGCGAATATGTGCCAATCACTCTTATTCTGCTGGCGTGCCTGGAGAGCTTACATCCCCAGCACTGGGTATTGCACGCGGGTGGCTGCGCTATATTATTTGGCCGCATTCTCCATGCTTACGGCTTGCGTCACAGTGAAGGAACAAGCTGGCAACGTTTATCAGGGATGCTCCTGACGTTTTTGTCTATGCTGTTTCTTGCCTGCTCGAACCTGTTTATGATCCACTACCTGATTTAG
- the recR gene encoding recombination mediator RecR, with product MKFSPLLGELIEALTCLPGVGNKSAQRMAFHLLERNRDGAMKLGTVLHNAMEHIQHCQQCRTFTEDDVCEICRSPKRQEAGVLCIVESPQDVLAIEQTMTFTGTYFVLMGHLSPIDGIGPADIGLTELETRLKASPVSEVILATNPTVEGEATAHYIAQMCNGLDITASRIAHGVPVGGELEYIDGSTLTHAFSGRRTL from the coding sequence ATGAAATTCAGTCCGCTTCTGGGTGAGCTTATCGAAGCGCTCACCTGTTTGCCCGGTGTGGGCAATAAAAGTGCCCAGCGTATGGCGTTTCACCTGCTCGAACGAAACAGGGATGGTGCCATGAAGTTGGGCACCGTGCTGCATAATGCCATGGAGCACATTCAGCATTGCCAGCAATGCCGCACGTTTACCGAAGATGATGTGTGCGAAATCTGCCGTTCGCCGAAACGTCAGGAAGCGGGTGTATTGTGCATTGTCGAAAGTCCGCAGGATGTGCTGGCCATCGAGCAAACTATGACATTTACCGGCACATACTTTGTCTTGATGGGACATTTGTCGCCCATCGACGGCATCGGGCCGGCTGATATCGGGCTGACCGAACTGGAAACGCGACTTAAAGCCTCTCCGGTATCTGAAGTCATTCTGGCAACTAACCCTACGGTAGAGGGCGAAGCCACGGCACATTATATTGCGCAAATGTGTAACGGGCTTGATATCACGGCAAGCCGGATAGCGCATGGTGTGCCGGTAGGTGGCGAATTAGAATATATCGACGGCAGCACGCTGACCCACGCGTTCTCCGGTCGCCGCACGCTTTAA
- the apt gene encoding adenine phosphoribosyltransferase, translating into MTAEYIKSVIKTVPDYPKPGIMFRDVTSVLEDHKAFTACITLLLEKFQGMQFDKVAGTEARGFLFGAPLALEMGVGFVPVRKPNKLPREVVSESYELEYGMDTLEIHKDAIKEGERVLLIDDLLATGGTIGASAKLIRSLGGIVEHAGFVIGLPDLGGYEKLAALNIECYSICDFDGE; encoded by the coding sequence ACCCTAAACCCGGCATCATGTTCCGTGATGTCACCAGCGTGCTGGAAGATCACAAAGCATTTACTGCGTGCATCACGTTGTTGCTTGAGAAATTTCAGGGCATGCAGTTTGATAAAGTAGCCGGCACTGAAGCCCGTGGTTTCTTGTTTGGTGCACCGCTGGCCCTTGAAATGGGTGTGGGTTTCGTACCGGTGAGAAAACCCAATAAATTACCCAGAGAAGTGGTAAGTGAATCCTACGAACTTGAGTATGGTATGGATACACTTGAGATCCACAAAGATGCCATCAAAGAAGGTGAGCGGGTGCTGTTGATTGACGATCTGCTGGCAACCGGCGGTACCATCGGCGCATCAGCAAAATTGATCCGTTCATTAGGTGGCATTGTTGAACATGCCGGTTTTGTTATCGGCCTGCCGGACCTTGGCGGCTATGAGAAATTAGCGGCGCTGAACATTGAATGCTATTCAATTTGTGATTTTGATGGTGAATAA
- a CDS encoding DUF4870 family protein, which translates to MSEIQEATVAPQSLSAKDDAAKINALVAYGLMVVGMFTGIFWIVGAMWAIVKKAEAQGSLFEDHYSNIIKTFWWGLGLSILGFILAFVVIGYFILLAVWIWSIYRIIKGLAKITSNKAYTS; encoded by the coding sequence ATGTCAGAAATTCAAGAAGCAACCGTAGCACCACAATCTTTATCCGCAAAAGACGATGCTGCAAAAATAAATGCTCTTGTAGCTTACGGCCTTATGGTCGTAGGAATGTTTACAGGTATCTTTTGGATTGTAGGTGCGATGTGGGCAATTGTAAAAAAGGCTGAAGCTCAAGGCTCATTATTTGAGGATCATTATTCCAATATAATAAAAACTTTCTGGTGGGGACTTGGCCTTTCAATATTGGGTTTTATATTAGCATTTGTAGTAATAGGCTATTTCATATTGTTAGCTGTTTGGATTTGGTCGATTTATAGAATCATAAAAGGTTTAGCGAAGATCACTTCTAACAAAGCATACACCTCGTAA
- the dnaX gene encoding DNA polymerase III subunit gamma/tau — MSYQVLARKWRPRKFSELVGQEHVVTAIANALDNDRLHHAYLFTGTRGVGKTTIARIFSKSLNCEEGQGANPCGVCDTCREIEQGNYVDLLEIDAASRTKVEDTRELLDNVQYKPTRGRYKVYLIDEVHMLSKHSFNALLKTLEEPPPHVKFLLATTDPQKLPITILSRCLQFNLKALSREQISGQLTHILQQESIPFEAPALALLARAAQGSMRDALSLTDQAIAQGDNQVAAAIVTDMLGLMDRHQILKLLFALVKKDAPGLLDIVASMAEQAPDFGQVLAELSSLLHQIALTQWVPETCKLETTSAKAIYQLAKALPAEQVQLFYQIALQGRKDLPHAADGRSALEMTLLRMMSFAPVPSGDDNLELIVDAQGSTETPVSQASAQPVSSAPSVASAPDTQAAPVLQPAQEKETAEPEAAHAPQPAVHKIVTEGTGTTTGPADTDTSEDLHALNAEQAEIEKAAAEYRQPASERVPAEPPVVEPEPVKDEPVLPESSRLLESGQQAEPSAQNGPPQWDDIPPADYDDMPPAAYEDEHYEVPAEHAAPGHQSNNVTQAGSTDSLTSIEEMLALRQQLKTGRKEAAEAPAKKSENQSDTSERVRKLSQRGITSAPPVADNEPAETAASAPSEDDASSPPWENHSTTMAPETDDFADNGQSEVGDAAASQPSSGQEAFAQEIEVQADAGVASFVEEDDYTGNVTPQQNENEAQGYQQTDVPSDNAVATAPINRVQSVDSDALPAYLPDGSKLLLGRQIDSWSERVAELGLAGLTKQIVLNAAFSIKDQDVTLELDESQSHLINDNAVAQLNEALSKALEHPVNVNIVYGQPAQTPLTLQARIDEMRRAYAHQVVSNDEKFTTLRDLFAATVLEDTVQPR; from the coding sequence ATGAGTTATCAGGTTCTGGCAAGGAAGTGGCGACCACGAAAGTTTAGTGAACTCGTTGGTCAGGAACATGTTGTTACCGCCATCGCCAATGCATTAGATAACGACCGCTTACATCACGCTTATTTATTTACCGGTACCCGTGGGGTCGGTAAAACCACAATCGCACGTATCTTTTCAAAGAGTTTAAACTGCGAAGAAGGTCAGGGCGCTAATCCATGTGGTGTTTGTGATACCTGTCGTGAAATCGAGCAGGGCAATTACGTCGACCTGCTCGAAATCGATGCGGCGTCACGTACCAAAGTGGAAGATACCCGCGAACTGCTGGATAACGTGCAGTACAAGCCCACCCGTGGCCGCTACAAAGTGTACCTCATCGATGAAGTACACATGCTGTCTAAGCACAGTTTTAATGCGCTGTTAAAAACCCTTGAAGAGCCACCACCTCATGTGAAGTTTCTGCTGGCAACCACTGATCCGCAGAAGCTGCCCATTACAATTCTGTCGCGCTGCCTGCAATTTAATTTAAAAGCGCTGTCCCGTGAGCAAATTTCAGGGCAACTGACACACATACTGCAGCAGGAATCCATTCCTTTTGAGGCACCGGCACTGGCGTTACTGGCCCGTGCAGCCCAGGGCAGTATGCGGGATGCGCTCAGTCTGACTGATCAGGCTATTGCACAGGGCGATAATCAGGTAGCGGCTGCCATCGTCACCGACATGCTCGGTTTGATGGACAGACATCAAATTCTGAAGCTGCTTTTCGCACTGGTGAAAAAGGACGCTCCGGGTCTGCTTGATATTGTGGCATCAATGGCTGAGCAAGCGCCGGATTTCGGTCAGGTACTGGCTGAACTGTCCAGTTTGTTACACCAGATAGCTTTAACCCAGTGGGTGCCTGAAACCTGCAAACTGGAAACGACATCTGCCAAAGCGATATATCAATTGGCAAAAGCATTACCGGCAGAGCAGGTGCAGCTGTTTTATCAGATTGCTTTGCAAGGCAGAAAAGATTTGCCCCATGCTGCAGATGGTCGCTCAGCGCTGGAAATGACACTGTTACGAATGATGTCTTTTGCACCGGTTCCGTCCGGTGACGACAACCTTGAGTTGATCGTGGATGCGCAGGGCAGTACAGAAACGCCGGTGTCGCAAGCGTCTGCACAACCTGTTTCTTCTGCTCCGTCTGTAGCCTCAGCGCCAGATACGCAAGCTGCACCGGTTCTTCAGCCGGCGCAAGAAAAAGAAACGGCGGAACCCGAAGCCGCTCATGCCCCTCAACCGGCGGTGCACAAAATTGTTACTGAAGGTACCGGAACAACTACCGGGCCGGCAGATACAGATACTTCAGAAGATTTACATGCGCTCAATGCTGAACAGGCTGAAATTGAAAAAGCAGCGGCGGAATATCGCCAGCCTGCTTCTGAGCGTGTGCCCGCTGAACCGCCTGTTGTTGAGCCGGAGCCTGTAAAAGATGAACCTGTACTGCCGGAATCTTCGCGACTGCTTGAATCCGGGCAACAGGCTGAGCCTTCAGCACAGAATGGTCCGCCTCAGTGGGATGATATTCCTCCTGCGGACTATGATGATATGCCGCCTGCTGCTTACGAAGATGAGCATTATGAAGTACCGGCAGAACACGCCGCGCCCGGGCATCAGTCAAACAATGTGACTCAGGCCGGTAGTACCGATTCATTGACGTCTATCGAAGAAATGTTAGCCCTGCGCCAGCAATTAAAAACTGGACGTAAGGAGGCTGCAGAAGCACCCGCAAAAAAGTCTGAGAACCAGAGTGACACCAGTGAGCGTGTCCGCAAGCTGAGTCAACGGGGTATAACGTCAGCCCCGCCTGTGGCAGACAATGAACCTGCTGAAACGGCGGCATCTGCACCGTCAGAGGATGATGCCTCGTCGCCGCCCTGGGAAAACCATTCAACTACGATGGCCCCTGAAACTGACGACTTTGCTGATAATGGTCAGTCTGAAGTTGGTGATGCTGCGGCTTCACAACCTTCATCCGGGCAGGAGGCATTTGCTCAGGAAATTGAAGTACAGGCTGATGCCGGAGTGGCTTCTTTTGTTGAGGAAGATGACTATACCGGCAATGTTACCCCGCAACAGAATGAAAATGAGGCTCAAGGCTATCAACAAACTGACGTGCCTTCTGATAATGCCGTTGCCACTGCACCTATAAATCGTGTTCAAAGTGTCGATAGCGATGCTTTACCAGCTTATTTACCTGATGGCTCAAAATTATTACTCGGCCGTCAGATAGATAGCTGGAGCGAACGGGTTGCAGAACTGGGACTGGCCGGTTTAACTAAACAAATCGTATTAAATGCTGCTTTTTCGATAAAAGATCAGGATGTGACGCTTGAATTAGATGAGAGTCAGAGCCATCTCATAAATGACAATGCTGTTGCACAACTGAATGAGGCGTTATCTAAGGCGCTGGAGCATCCGGTCAATGTGAACATTGTTTACGGACAGCCAGCACAAACACCGCTGACGTTGCAGGCACGTATCGATGAAATGCGTCGTGCTTATGCACATCAGGTGGTTAGCAACGATGAAAAATTTACGACATTACGGGATCTTTTTGCTGCAACAGTGCTCGAAGACACTGTTCAGCCCCGGTAA
- the htpG gene encoding molecular chaperone HtpG: MAEAAQQEKHGFQTEVKQLLQLMIHSLYSNKEIFLRELVSNAADAADKLRFRALENNSLYEGDGELNVKISTDADAGTITIADNGIGMTKEEVIANLGTIAKSGTKDFFSKLSGDAAKDSQLIGQFGVGFYSAFIVADKVTVRTRAAGTDASQGVEWISDGEGEFTVAEISKPARGTEIVLHIREEEKEFVDNWRLRSIISKYSDHISIPVQMWKDEIPESEGPDGEKTPAVPGEWESVNKATALWTRDKSDISEEEYKEFYKHISHDFADPLAWAHNKVEGKSEYTSLLYIPSKAPFDMWNRDQNHGLKLYVQRVFIMDDAEQFMPTYLRFVKGLLDSNDLPLNVSREILQDNKVTQTLRQGCTKRVLQMLEKMAKNDSEKYHSFWGEFGNVLKEGPAEDFSNKDKIAGLLRFSSTHGDSDAQTVSLDDYIGRMKEGQDKIYFVTADSLQAAKTSPHLEFFRKKGIEVLLMGERIDEWLMSHLTEYNEKSFQSIAKGDLDLGDLDDEETKKAQEEAEKEVEGVLERAKTALGDKVVDVKFTHRLTESPAVITADENGMTTQMMKLMQAAGQTVPDVKYHFELNPEHQLVKKLADVQDEALFNQWVGVLYDQAALSEQGSLKDPSSFVRNLNSLLMSMAK, encoded by the coding sequence ATGGCTGAAGCAGCCCAACAAGAAAAACATGGTTTTCAGACTGAAGTAAAACAGCTTCTGCAACTGATGATTCATTCTTTGTATTCCAACAAAGAAATCTTCCTTCGTGAACTGGTATCGAACGCAGCAGATGCCGCCGATAAGTTACGCTTCCGTGCACTGGAAAATAACAGTCTGTACGAAGGCGACGGCGAACTGAACGTGAAGATCAGTACCGATGCTGATGCAGGTACCATTACCATTGCTGATAACGGCATTGGTATGACGAAAGAAGAAGTTATTGCGAATCTGGGTACCATTGCAAAGTCCGGTACCAAAGATTTCTTCAGTAAGCTTTCCGGTGATGCGGCAAAAGACTCACAACTGATAGGTCAGTTTGGTGTGGGCTTTTACTCAGCGTTCATTGTGGCTGATAAAGTGACAGTAAGAACCCGTGCTGCCGGCACCGACGCCAGTCAGGGCGTTGAGTGGATTTCTGACGGTGAAGGTGAATTCACTGTAGCAGAAATTAGCAAACCTGCCCGCGGCACTGAAATTGTTCTGCACATCCGTGAAGAAGAAAAAGAGTTTGTTGATAACTGGCGTCTGCGCTCAATCATCAGCAAATATTCCGACCACATCAGCATTCCGGTGCAAATGTGGAAAGATGAGATCCCTGAAAGTGAAGGTCCTGACGGTGAAAAAACACCGGCTGTTCCCGGCGAATGGGAGAGTGTAAACAAAGCGACGGCATTGTGGACACGGGATAAGTCAGATATCTCTGAAGAAGAATATAAAGAATTCTATAAGCACATTTCTCATGACTTTGCTGATCCATTGGCATGGGCGCACAACAAAGTAGAAGGTAAGAGTGAGTACACCAGCTTACTTTACATTCCTTCTAAAGCGCCGTTTGATATGTGGAACCGTGATCAGAATCATGGTCTGAAGCTTTATGTCCAGCGTGTATTCATTATGGATGACGCTGAACAGTTTATGCCAACGTACCTGCGTTTCGTAAAAGGTCTGCTTGATTCCAACGACCTGCCGCTGAACGTATCCCGTGAAATTCTGCAGGACAACAAAGTCACCCAGACGTTGCGTCAGGGTTGTACTAAGCGCGTATTGCAGATGCTGGAGAAAATGGCGAAGAACGACAGCGAAAAGTATCACTCATTCTGGGGTGAATTTGGTAACGTGCTGAAAGAAGGTCCTGCCGAAGACTTCAGCAACAAAGATAAAATTGCCGGTCTGCTTCGCTTCTCGTCAACACATGGTGATTCCGATGCGCAAACTGTGTCTCTGGATGATTACATTGGTCGCATGAAGGAAGGTCAGGACAAAATTTACTTTGTCACCGCTGACAGTCTGCAAGCTGCGAAAACCAGCCCGCACCTGGAGTTTTTCCGCAAGAAAGGCATCGAAGTGTTGCTGATGGGCGAGCGCATTGACGAATGGTTAATGTCTCACCTGACTGAGTACAATGAGAAGTCTTTCCAGTCTATTGCTAAAGGTGATTTGGATTTAGGTGACCTTGACGACGAGGAAACCAAAAAGGCGCAGGAAGAAGCAGAAAAAGAAGTGGAAGGTGTGCTTGAGCGTGCGAAAACTGCATTAGGTGACAAAGTTGTCGACGTGAAATTTACTCACCGTCTGACAGAATCTCCTGCGGTGATCACGGCTGATGAAAACGGCATGACCACGCAGATGATGAAGCTGATGCAGGCTGCCGGTCAGACAGTACCGGATGTGAAATACCACTTCGAACTGAACCCTGAGCATCAGTTAGTGAAAAAGCTGGCTGATGTACAGGATGAAGCTCTGTTTAATCAGTGGGTGGGCGTATTGTACGATCAGGCAGCATTGTCTGAGCAGGGCAGTCTGAAAGACCCGTCCAGCTTTGTACGCAATTTAAACAGTCTGTTAATGAGTATGGCAAAATAA